In Streptomyces hawaiiensis, one genomic interval encodes:
- the prcB gene encoding proteasome subunit beta: MTASDHGGRLGEEFFTPGSSSFTEFLEAHRPELLSTRRVLADGVRAEGAPHGTTVLALTYRDGVLIAGDRRATMGNLIAQRDLEKVHPADDHCAVAFAGTVGLAVDMVKLYQVELAHFEKIEGIPMTLAAKATRLATMIRNNLGQAMQGLAVVPLLAGYDPAAPEGARGRIFSFDVVGGRYEKSGFHAEGSGSPYARGALKKLYRPGMSRREAALTALQALYDAADDDSATGGPDLTRRIYPIVSVITEDGFERLAEGETEELSRETVEQRHTRPDGPNAEV, encoded by the coding sequence ATGACGGCGAGCGACCACGGGGGCAGGCTGGGGGAGGAGTTCTTCACTCCTGGCTCCTCGTCCTTCACGGAGTTCCTGGAAGCCCACCGCCCGGAGCTGCTGAGCACCCGGCGCGTCCTTGCGGACGGTGTCCGCGCGGAGGGCGCCCCGCACGGCACGACCGTGCTGGCCCTCACCTACCGGGACGGCGTGCTGATCGCGGGCGACCGGCGGGCGACGATGGGCAACCTGATCGCCCAGCGCGACCTGGAGAAGGTGCACCCCGCCGACGACCACTGCGCGGTCGCCTTCGCGGGCACGGTCGGGCTCGCGGTGGACATGGTGAAGCTGTATCAGGTCGAGCTGGCGCACTTCGAGAAGATCGAGGGCATCCCCATGACCCTCGCCGCCAAGGCGACCCGGCTGGCCACCATGATCCGGAACAACCTGGGCCAGGCCATGCAGGGCCTGGCGGTCGTCCCGCTGCTCGCGGGCTACGACCCCGCGGCCCCCGAGGGCGCACGGGGCCGGATCTTCTCCTTCGACGTCGTCGGCGGCCGCTACGAGAAGTCCGGCTTCCACGCCGAGGGCTCCGGATCGCCCTACGCCCGGGGCGCGCTGAAGAAGCTGTACCGCCCGGGCATGTCCCGCCGCGAGGCGGCCCTGACCGCCCTGCAGGCGCTGTACGACGCGGCGGACGACGACTCCGCGACCGGCGGACCCGACCTCACCCGCCGCATCTACCCGATCGTCTCGGTCATCACCGAGGACGGCTTCGAGCGGCTGGCGGAGGGGGAGACGGAGGAGCTCAGTCGCGAGACGGTCGAGCAGCGGCACACCCGGCCGGACGGACCGAACGCCGAGGTGTGA
- a CDS encoding HoxN/HupN/NixA family nickel/cobalt transporter: MTAAPESTPPLPAPARAQRTAWHRVRTSMTRREWTRVGGMAAFILALHVIGWFTLVAIVAPEHHAIGAQTFGVGIGVTAYTLGMRHAFDADHIAAIDNTTRKLMGEGQRPLSVGFWFSLGHSSVVFVLAFLLTLGVKTLAGPVRDDGSALHDVTGLIGTTVSGAFLYLIAGLNLVILAGIWKVFRAMRAGRYDEAALEEQLNNRGFMNRLLGRVMKSVSKPWHMYPLGLLFGLGFDTATEIALLVLAGSGAASGLPWYAILCLPVLFAAGMCLLDTIDGSFMNFAYGWAFSKPVRKVYYNLTITGLSVAVALLIGTVELLGLLAEQLDLHGPFWDWISGLDLNILGYVVVALFFATWVVALVVWRVGRIEEKWSGDLAGPRSS, from the coding sequence ATGACGGCCGCCCCTGAGTCCACTCCGCCCCTCCCCGCCCCGGCCCGGGCCCAGCGCACGGCCTGGCACCGCGTCCGTACCTCCATGACGCGGCGGGAGTGGACCAGGGTCGGGGGGATGGCGGCCTTCATCCTGGCCCTGCACGTGATCGGCTGGTTCACCCTCGTCGCGATCGTCGCCCCCGAGCACCACGCCATCGGCGCGCAGACCTTCGGCGTCGGCATCGGGGTCACCGCGTACACGCTGGGCATGCGGCACGCCTTCGACGCCGACCACATCGCCGCCATCGACAACACCACCCGCAAGCTCATGGGGGAGGGACAGCGGCCGCTGTCGGTCGGCTTCTGGTTCTCCCTCGGCCACTCCAGCGTCGTCTTCGTCCTGGCCTTCCTGCTCACTCTCGGCGTGAAGACCCTGGCCGGGCCGGTCCGCGACGACGGCTCCGCGCTGCACGACGTCACCGGCCTGATCGGCACGACCGTCTCCGGGGCGTTCCTCTATCTCATCGCGGGCCTCAACCTCGTCATCCTGGCCGGCATCTGGAAGGTGTTCCGCGCCATGCGCGCGGGCCGCTACGACGAGGCCGCCCTGGAGGAACAGCTGAACAACCGCGGCTTCATGAACCGCCTGCTGGGCCGTGTCATGAAGTCGGTGTCCAAGCCCTGGCACATGTACCCGCTGGGCCTGCTGTTCGGCCTCGGCTTCGACACCGCCACCGAGATCGCCCTGCTCGTCCTGGCGGGTTCCGGCGCCGCCTCCGGACTGCCCTGGTACGCGATCCTGTGCCTGCCCGTCCTGTTCGCCGCGGGGATGTGCCTCCTGGACACCATCGACGGCTCGTTCATGAACTTCGCGTACGGCTGGGCCTTCTCCAAGCCCGTCCGCAAGGTCTACTACAACCTCACCATCACCGGCCTGTCCGTCGCCGTGGCCCTCCTCATCGGCACCGTCGAACTCCTCGGCCTTCTCGCCGAGCAGCTGGACCTGCACGGCCCCTTCTGGGACTGGATCTCCGGCCTCGACCTCAACATCCTCGGCTACGTGGTCGTCGCCCTGTTCTTCGCCACCTGGGTGGTGGCGCTGGTGGTGTGGAGGGTCGGTCGCATCGAGGAGAAGTGGTCGGGGGACCTGGCCGGGCCGCGCAGCTCCTAG
- a CDS encoding APC family permease translates to MSYSRGRGLQANVLSTFDTVVMAVAGSAPAYSLAATTAVLVGTVGLASPAALLYCAIPMLGIALAFSYLGRIDVNAGASYSWVGRTLHPFLGFISGWALVISATIFMVAGSLPAGSMTLALFDDGLADNTALSTVVGAAWFLIMLCVVLGGARLTVRAQLIMSGVELAILALFAVLAFFHTGNARAFDWSWLGFSHFDGMAGFASGALIAAFYYWGWDVTSNLSEETRNSRRTTGLAGLIGVGIVFLLFMVFTIAVNVILSAKQIEENDANVLAVLGEEIWPGWGGKLLIVAVMLSTIATLETTLIQVTRSLFAMGRDRTMPSALGRVHRRWNTPWVAIVVVGAVALVMFIASNALGSVGEILSDAISAIGLQIAVYYGLAGLAVVVAYRKMLLKSPSNFLFGGLWPLCGALFMFWVFVESLGELSSAAITIGIGGLAIGLVPMLWYWRQGSDYYRPAKLDASRAVETDYVPDEQDAHARVHEGLSTDF, encoded by the coding sequence ATGAGCTACAGCAGGGGCAGAGGGCTGCAGGCCAATGTCCTCAGCACGTTCGACACCGTGGTGATGGCGGTCGCCGGCAGCGCACCGGCGTATTCGCTGGCCGCGACCACCGCCGTCCTGGTCGGCACGGTGGGGCTGGCCAGCCCGGCCGCCCTGCTGTACTGCGCGATACCCATGCTGGGCATCGCGCTGGCGTTCAGCTACCTCGGCCGGATCGACGTCAACGCGGGTGCCAGCTACTCGTGGGTGGGGCGCACGCTCCACCCCTTCCTGGGCTTCATCAGCGGCTGGGCGCTGGTGATCTCGGCGACCATCTTCATGGTGGCCGGTTCGCTGCCCGCCGGATCGATGACGCTGGCGCTCTTCGACGACGGACTCGCGGACAACACCGCGCTGTCCACCGTGGTCGGCGCGGCCTGGTTCCTCATCATGCTGTGCGTGGTGCTCGGCGGCGCCCGGCTCACGGTCCGGGCCCAGCTGATCATGTCCGGCGTCGAGCTGGCCATCCTGGCCCTGTTCGCGGTGCTCGCCTTCTTCCACACGGGCAACGCCCGCGCCTTCGACTGGTCCTGGCTGGGCTTCTCCCACTTCGACGGCATGGCCGGTTTCGCGTCGGGCGCGCTCATCGCCGCGTTCTACTACTGGGGCTGGGACGTCACCAGCAATCTCAGCGAGGAGACCCGCAACAGCCGCCGCACGACGGGCCTCGCGGGCCTGATCGGGGTGGGCATCGTCTTCCTGCTGTTCATGGTCTTCACGATCGCGGTGAACGTGATCCTGTCCGCGAAGCAGATCGAGGAGAACGACGCGAACGTGCTGGCGGTGCTCGGCGAGGAGATCTGGCCGGGCTGGGGCGGCAAGCTGTTGATCGTGGCCGTGATGCTGTCGACGATCGCCACGCTGGAGACGACGCTGATCCAGGTCACGCGCTCGCTGTTCGCGATGGGCCGGGACCGTACGATGCCGTCGGCGCTGGGCCGGGTGCACCGCCGGTGGAACACGCCCTGGGTGGCGATCGTGGTGGTGGGGGCGGTGGCGCTGGTGATGTTCATCGCCTCCAACGCCCTGGGCTCGGTGGGCGAGATCCTCTCCGACGCCATCTCGGCGATCGGGCTGCAGATCGCGGTCTACTACGGTCTGGCGGGGCTCGCGGTGGTCGTCGCGTACCGGAAGATGCTGCTGAAGTCCCCGTCCAACTTCCTCTTCGGCGGCCTGTGGCCGTTGTGCGGCGCCCTGTTCATGTTCTGGGTGTTCGTGGAGTCGCTGGGCGAGCTGAGCAGCGCCGCGATCACGATCGGCATCGGCGGTCTCGCGATCGGACTGGTCCCGATGCTCTGGTACTGGAGGCAGGGCAGCGACTACTACCGGCCCGCGAAGCTGGACGCCTCGCGCGCGGTCGAGACGGACTACGTCCCCGACGAACAGGACGCGCACGCCCGCGTCCACGAGGGTCTCTCCACCGACTTCTGA
- a CDS encoding DUF5709 domain-containing protein, producing the protein MRPEPMADDVYQPTGTNEEQEDAAPLDLQDAVDERTYDDTLDEGYSPPEKPLGVTKRGTTAAEQHEGETLDERLAQEVPDVSAEPAGDGVGDTPDSDGEPVDPEAGTARAGRLVAPDEGAHADTTKETVATDVGIDGGAAGAEEAAVHVVEDDNALPEDDGRV; encoded by the coding sequence ATGCGCCCCGAACCGATGGCGGACGACGTGTACCAGCCCACCGGGACCAACGAGGAGCAGGAGGACGCCGCGCCGCTGGACCTGCAGGACGCCGTCGACGAACGGACCTACGACGACACCCTCGACGAGGGCTACTCCCCGCCGGAGAAGCCCCTCGGCGTCACCAAGCGCGGCACCACCGCGGCCGAGCAGCACGAGGGCGAGACCCTCGACGAACGGCTGGCCCAGGAGGTCCCCGACGTGTCCGCCGAGCCCGCCGGTGACGGGGTGGGCGACACCCCCGACAGCGACGGCGAACCGGTGGACCCCGAGGCGGGCACCGCTCGCGCCGGCCGCCTGGTCGCCCCGGACGAGGGCGCCCACGCCGACACGACGAAGGAGACCGTCGCGACCGACGTCGGCATCGACGGCGGAGCGGCCGGCGCGGAGGAGGCCGCCGTACACGTGGTGGAGGACGACAACGCCCTGCCCGAGGACGACGGCAGGGTGTGA
- a CDS encoding chaplin: MRTRVTAAVGLACAALPPFAGTASANDGPVGIATDGPGFLSGNVIQIPVDINANVCGNSINVIGLLNPAFGNECEIKDRRTGRTAPPPAACVTARPPDAARAPAS, from the coding sequence ATGCGCACACGTGTGACTGCCGCGGTCGGCCTGGCCTGTGCCGCCCTGCCGCCCTTCGCCGGTACGGCGAGCGCGAACGACGGCCCCGTCGGTATCGCCACCGACGGCCCCGGCTTCCTCTCCGGCAACGTCATCCAGATCCCGGTCGACATCAACGCCAACGTCTGCGGCAACTCGATCAACGTGATCGGTCTGCTCAACCCCGCGTTCGGCAACGAGTGCGAGATCAAGGACCGACGTACCGGTCGCACGGCCCCGCCGCCGGCCGCTTGTGTCACGGCCCGTCCCCCGGACGCGGCGCGAGCACCAGCATCGTGA
- a CDS encoding PP2C family protein-serine/threonine phosphatase has translation MSSVRGRLARRDPDRRGWLRGAPPPGWARVLPSALLAGVCAAELISPEPLDIGFLLGAIPPLAVLAHGPVATAVLGTLAVLVLTVPVFNLNDPGSTDVLTVCFVSVLSVLLSYVRSSRDAQLVTERAVAEAAQRAVVPPLPERVGPVRCAGLYRAAQSGTLVGGDFFDVRAGPYGVRAVMGDVQGHGLSAVATVASLLGAFREAALDQPDPEAVAARLDRRLAVDSAGEPHAELFATAVLLDFSADARAVRIVACGQAGPMLLRDGRAVELDVEPCTPLGLGLAEATPPRVVSVPLRAGDRLFLASDGVTEARDAAGAFYPLAERLPGLAAEDPVTLAERVWTDLVRHCPDVQDDVTMLVLAPRPGDGP, from the coding sequence GTGAGCAGTGTGCGCGGCCGGCTGGCGCGCCGGGACCCGGACCGGCGGGGCTGGCTGCGCGGCGCACCGCCGCCCGGCTGGGCCCGGGTGCTGCCGTCGGCCCTGCTGGCGGGGGTGTGCGCGGCGGAGCTGATCAGCCCGGAGCCGCTCGACATCGGCTTCCTGCTGGGCGCCATCCCGCCGCTGGCCGTGCTGGCGCACGGCCCGGTGGCGACGGCGGTGCTCGGAACGCTGGCGGTGCTCGTGCTGACCGTCCCGGTCTTCAACCTGAACGATCCCGGCAGTACCGATGTCCTGACCGTGTGCTTCGTCTCGGTGCTGAGCGTGCTGCTGTCGTACGTCCGCAGCAGTCGGGACGCCCAGCTGGTCACCGAGCGGGCCGTCGCCGAGGCCGCGCAGCGGGCCGTGGTGCCGCCGCTGCCGGAGCGGGTCGGGCCGGTGCGGTGTGCGGGCCTGTACCGGGCCGCGCAAAGCGGGACGCTGGTGGGCGGTGACTTCTTCGACGTACGGGCGGGCCCCTACGGCGTACGGGCCGTCATGGGCGATGTGCAGGGGCACGGGCTGTCGGCCGTGGCCACCGTCGCGTCGTTGCTGGGGGCGTTCCGGGAGGCGGCGCTGGACCAGCCGGACCCGGAGGCGGTGGCGGCCCGGCTCGACCGGAGGCTGGCGGTGGACTCGGCGGGCGAGCCGCACGCCGAGCTGTTCGCGACGGCGGTGCTGCTCGACTTCTCCGCCGACGCCCGGGCCGTGCGGATCGTGGCGTGCGGGCAGGCCGGGCCGATGCTGCTGCGTGACGGCCGGGCCGTCGAGCTGGACGTCGAACCGTGCACGCCGCTCGGTCTGGGCCTCGCCGAGGCCACCCCTCCCCGGGTCGTCTCGGTGCCGCTGAGGGCCGGAGACCGGCTCTTCCTCGCCTCCGACGGCGTGACCGAGGCCAGGGACGCCGCCGGGGCCTTCTACCCCTTGGCCGAACGGCTGCCGGGCCTCGCCGCCGAGGACCCGGTCACGCTGGCCGAGCGGGTCTGGACCGACCTCGTCCGGCACTGCCCGGACGTACAGGACGACGTCACGATGCTGGTGCTCGCGCCGCGTCCGGGGGACGGGCCGTGA
- a CDS encoding GNAT family N-acetyltransferase, which translates to MTDVVIRVLDTSDADLFDTLPDPLGAREGHRLTRHRPDWKRVALRDGRVVARGAWWGGPDDPEPVSLNWFDVAEGEEEAGAALLRSAPWQVELELNLPAGWRDEPALRAAAETRFTAARKAGYDLLVERLVYRWTPGRGLPERPGRLEFRAEPDDAVFFDALRRIHSVTLDAHALKAIEQGGLDRAAREELDFFHWCPSPREWWQVAYTAQGDMAGIHIPAHNPTGPCIAFIGVLPEHRGHGYAYDLLAECAHFLVEQGAEFVAAATDQGNFPMAANFAKAGFPVVKERLNFEPV; encoded by the coding sequence ATGACCGATGTGGTCATCCGCGTGCTCGACACGAGCGACGCCGATCTCTTCGACACACTGCCCGACCCGCTGGGCGCCCGTGAGGGCCACCGGCTGACCCGGCACCGCCCCGACTGGAAGCGGGTGGCCCTGCGCGACGGCCGTGTCGTCGCCCGCGGCGCCTGGTGGGGCGGCCCCGACGACCCCGAGCCCGTCAGCCTCAACTGGTTCGACGTGGCCGAAGGCGAGGAGGAAGCGGGTGCCGCCCTCCTGCGCTCCGCCCCCTGGCAGGTCGAACTGGAGCTGAACCTGCCCGCCGGCTGGCGCGACGAACCGGCCCTGCGCGCCGCCGCCGAAACCCGTTTCACCGCCGCCCGGAAGGCCGGCTACGACCTCCTGGTCGAACGCCTCGTGTACCGCTGGACTCCCGGCCGCGGCCTGCCCGAGCGGCCGGGACGCCTGGAGTTCCGTGCCGAACCGGACGACGCCGTGTTCTTCGACGCGCTGCGCCGTATCCACTCCGTCACCCTGGACGCCCACGCGCTCAAAGCCATCGAGCAGGGCGGACTCGACCGGGCGGCCCGCGAGGAACTCGACTTCTTCCACTGGTGCCCGTCGCCGCGCGAGTGGTGGCAGGTCGCGTACACAGCGCAGGGCGACATGGCCGGCATCCACATCCCGGCCCACAATCCGACGGGTCCCTGCATCGCTTTCATCGGCGTCCTGCCGGAACACCGCGGACACGGCTACGCCTACGACCTCCTGGCCGAGTGCGCCCACTTCCTCGTCGAGCAGGGGGCGGAGTTCGTCGCCGCGGCGACGGATCAGGGCAACTTCCCGATGGCGGCGAACTTCGCGAAGGCCGGCTTCCCGGTGGTGAAGGAGCGGCTCAACTTCGAACCGGTGTAG
- a CDS encoding Gfo/Idh/MocA family protein, which translates to MRIGLLGTGPWAQMAHAPALSGHEELDFAGVWGRRPEAAKELAERHAVRAYDDADELFADVDAVAVALPPEVQASLAARAARAGCHLLLDKPLAPTVEQGRAVVEAAEEAGVASVVFFTTRFQPVPAAWIAEQAAVPGWFTGRAEWLGAVFTGESPFATPWRREKGALWDVGPHALSVLLPVLGDVRRVTAAAYGPGDTAHVVLDHTGGASSTLTLSLTAPPAAAGAAVELRGESGVAALPDSADGAVPALKRAADALLDAARTGRPHACDAAFGLRVTEILTAAEDLLNNGS; encoded by the coding sequence ATGCGCATAGGACTGCTCGGCACCGGACCCTGGGCACAGATGGCCCACGCACCCGCGTTGAGCGGGCACGAGGAGCTGGACTTCGCGGGTGTGTGGGGCCGTCGCCCCGAAGCCGCGAAGGAACTGGCGGAGCGGCACGCTGTCCGCGCCTACGACGACGCCGACGAGCTGTTCGCCGACGTGGACGCGGTCGCCGTGGCGCTGCCGCCCGAGGTGCAGGCCTCACTGGCCGCCCGGGCGGCGCGGGCCGGGTGTCATCTGCTGCTCGACAAGCCGCTCGCGCCGACGGTGGAGCAGGGGCGGGCCGTGGTCGAGGCCGCCGAGGAGGCCGGTGTCGCCTCGGTCGTGTTCTTCACGACCCGCTTCCAGCCCGTGCCGGCGGCATGGATCGCCGAGCAGGCGGCGGTGCCGGGCTGGTTCACGGGGCGCGCCGAGTGGCTCGGGGCGGTGTTCACCGGCGAGAGCCCCTTCGCGACGCCGTGGCGGCGGGAGAAGGGCGCCCTGTGGGACGTCGGCCCGCACGCCCTGTCCGTGCTGCTGCCGGTCCTAGGCGACGTGCGGCGCGTGACGGCGGCGGCCTACGGCCCCGGGGACACGGCGCATGTCGTCCTCGACCACACCGGTGGCGCGTCGAGCACCCTCACTCTGAGCCTGACGGCACCGCCCGCCGCGGCCGGTGCCGCTGTGGAGCTGCGTGGGGAGTCCGGGGTCGCGGCGCTGCCGGACAGCGCCGACGGGGCGGTGCCCGCGCTGAAGCGGGCTGCGGACGCGCTGCTCGACGCCGCCCGGACCGGCCGCCCGCACGCCTGCGACGCGGCGTTCGGCCTCCGGGTGACGGAGATCCTCACGGCGGCCGAGGACCTGCTGAACAACGGGTCCTAG
- the helR gene encoding RNA polymerase recycling motor ATPase HelR, whose translation MTPATTSAFDLPDRLAHKAAPALIAGDEQHFAAIADCLEQSITELSDRLETARRAPGGKGRQAMDRDAEIYRLTARLRALRRFGLDLCLGHMVGADDSEPVYVGRLGLTDSEGRRLLVDWRSPAAEPFFGATHGNPMGLASRRRYRWTGGRVGDYWDEVFTADGFDGHAALDDQSAFIASLGTNRSPRMRDVLGTIQADQDAIVRAGSRGALVVDGGPGTGKTVVALHRSAYLLYSDPRLGQHRRGGVLFVGPHRPYLSYVSDVLPGLGEEGVQTCILRDLVDEGATAGAETDPEAARLKSSADMVRAIEKAVRFYEEPPTEPMTVTTHWSDIRLSAGDWAVAFEAAEPGTPHNEARDQVWEELLTILVDKHEGDAPDDLLRKALSRDRELLTAFHRAWPLLEATDLVGDLWSVPAYLRMCAPWLSRDEVRTLQREEPQAWTVSDLPLLDAARQRLGDPEASRRKRRQEAAVAAQQAGMADVIDNLLQAHSYDDGEGVLVMLHGQDMRNSLVDVSALPTADPDRLAGPFVHIVVDEAQELTDAEWQMLLVRCPSRSFTIVGDRAQARHGFTESWRERLERIGLDRIDMASLSINYRTPEEIMAQAEPVIRAALPDANVPTSIRSGGVPVRHGSAAELTSILDTWLAGHADGIACVIGDPGFRPASPRVRSLTPELSKGLEFDLVVLVDPEDFGDGVEGAVDHYVAMTRATRELVILTSS comes from the coding sequence GTGACCCCTGCGACCACGAGCGCGTTCGATCTTCCCGACCGCCTCGCGCACAAGGCCGCCCCGGCGCTGATCGCCGGGGACGAGCAGCACTTCGCCGCCATCGCCGACTGCCTGGAGCAGTCCATCACCGAACTGTCCGACCGTCTGGAGACCGCGCGCAGGGCACCCGGCGGCAAGGGCAGGCAGGCCATGGACCGGGATGCCGAGATCTACCGGCTGACCGCGCGCCTGCGCGCCCTGCGCCGCTTCGGACTCGACCTGTGCCTCGGGCACATGGTCGGCGCGGACGACTCCGAGCCCGTGTACGTGGGACGGCTCGGCCTGACGGACAGCGAGGGGCGTCGGCTGCTGGTCGACTGGCGTTCCCCGGCCGCCGAGCCGTTCTTCGGCGCCACCCACGGCAACCCGATGGGCCTGGCGAGCCGCCGCAGGTACCGCTGGACCGGCGGCCGGGTCGGCGACTACTGGGACGAGGTGTTCACCGCGGACGGGTTCGACGGGCACGCCGCGCTCGACGACCAGTCCGCCTTCATCGCCAGCCTCGGCACCAACCGCTCGCCCCGCATGCGGGACGTGCTCGGCACCATCCAGGCCGACCAGGACGCCATCGTCCGCGCCGGTTCCCGCGGTGCCCTCGTCGTCGACGGCGGCCCGGGCACCGGCAAGACCGTCGTCGCCCTGCACCGCTCCGCCTACCTCCTCTACTCCGACCCCCGCCTCGGGCAGCACCGCCGGGGCGGCGTGCTCTTCGTCGGCCCGCACCGGCCCTACCTGTCCTACGTCTCCGACGTCCTGCCCGGCCTCGGCGAGGAGGGCGTGCAGACCTGCATCCTGCGCGACCTCGTCGACGAAGGCGCCACCGCGGGGGCCGAAACCGACCCGGAGGCGGCCCGCCTGAAGTCGTCCGCGGACATGGTGCGGGCGATCGAGAAAGCCGTCCGGTTCTACGAGGAGCCGCCCACCGAGCCGATGACGGTCACGACCCACTGGTCCGACATCCGCCTGAGCGCCGGGGACTGGGCCGTGGCGTTCGAGGCGGCGGAACCCGGCACGCCCCACAACGAGGCACGTGACCAGGTCTGGGAGGAGCTGCTGACGATCCTCGTGGACAAGCACGAGGGCGACGCCCCGGACGACCTGCTCCGCAAGGCGCTGTCGCGGGACCGGGAGCTGCTCACGGCCTTCCACCGCGCCTGGCCGCTGCTCGAAGCGACCGACCTCGTAGGGGACCTCTGGTCCGTGCCCGCCTACCTGCGGATGTGCGCGCCCTGGCTCAGCCGCGACGAGGTGCGCACGCTGCAACGCGAGGAACCCCAGGCCTGGACGGTGTCCGACCTGCCGCTGCTGGACGCGGCACGCCAGCGGCTCGGCGACCCGGAGGCCTCACGGCGCAAGCGCCGGCAGGAGGCCGCCGTCGCCGCCCAGCAGGCGGGCATGGCCGACGTCATCGACAACCTGCTTCAGGCCCACAGCTACGACGACGGCGAAGGCGTGCTGGTCATGCTGCACGGGCAGGACATGCGCAACTCGCTGGTCGACGTCAGTGCCCTGCCCACCGCCGACCCGGACCGGCTCGCCGGGCCGTTCGTGCACATCGTCGTGGACGAGGCGCAGGAACTGACCGACGCGGAATGGCAGATGCTGCTGGTGCGCTGCCCGTCGCGCAGCTTCACCATCGTCGGGGACCGCGCCCAGGCCCGGCACGGGTTCACGGAGTCGTGGCGGGAACGGCTGGAGCGGATCGGGCTGGACCGGATCGACATGGCCTCCCTGAGCATCAACTACCGGACCCCCGAGGAGATCATGGCGCAGGCCGAGCCGGTCATCCGGGCCGCATTGCCGGACGCCAACGTGCCGACGTCGATCCGCAGCGGTGGCGTCCCCGTCCGCCACGGGTCCGCCGCGGAGCTGACGTCGATCCTCGACACCTGGCTGGCCGGACACGCCGACGGGATCGCCTGTGTGATCGGCGATCCCGGGTTCCGGCCCGCCTCGCCCCGCGTCCGGTCGCTCACCCCGGAGCTGTCGAAGGGGCTGGAGTTCGACCTGGTCGTCCTCGTCGACCCGGAGGACTTCGGCGACGGCGTCGAGGGCGCCGTCGACCACTATGTGGCGATGACCCGGGCCACGCGGGAGCTCGTGATCCTCACGAGCTCCTGA
- a CDS encoding sugar phosphate isomerase/epimerase family protein produces MKIALDPYMFRALPLDEMVRTVAELGYEYIELSPREDFMPFFLHPRADDARVAELKSALRTHGVQLSSVLPLYKWSAPDETERQAAVRYWKRMIEITADLECPLMNSEFNGRPEHAAESEAAFWRSLEELAPVFEREGIALNLEAHPDDFCEENTPAVDLVRAINKPWVNYLYCAPHTFHLSGADPTADIAAMMRYAGDKLQHVHIADSFNHKGSSGLRYILNPPGTPARIHQHLDIGQGEVDWDAFFGTLRELGFDGVATACVFAWEERARQSSAFMLDRIRKELAA; encoded by the coding sequence GTGAAGATCGCCCTCGACCCGTACATGTTCCGCGCCCTGCCGCTCGACGAGATGGTTCGCACGGTCGCCGAACTCGGCTACGAGTACATCGAGTTGTCGCCGCGCGAGGACTTCATGCCGTTCTTCCTGCACCCGCGTGCGGACGACGCGCGGGTGGCTGAGCTGAAGAGCGCGCTGCGCACGCACGGTGTCCAGCTGTCCTCGGTGCTGCCGCTGTACAAGTGGTCCGCGCCGGACGAGACCGAGCGGCAGGCGGCCGTCCGCTACTGGAAGCGGATGATCGAGATCACCGCCGACCTCGAATGCCCGCTGATGAACTCGGAGTTCAACGGCCGCCCCGAGCACGCCGCCGAGAGCGAGGCCGCCTTCTGGCGCTCGCTGGAGGAGCTGGCGCCGGTCTTCGAGCGGGAGGGCATCGCCCTCAACCTGGAGGCCCACCCGGACGACTTCTGCGAGGAGAACACCCCGGCCGTCGATCTCGTCCGCGCGATCAACAAGCCGTGGGTGAACTACCTCTACTGCGCGCCGCACACCTTCCACCTCTCGGGCGCCGACCCGACGGCGGACATCGCGGCGATGATGCGCTACGCCGGTGACAAGCTCCAGCACGTGCACATCGCGGACTCCTTCAACCACAAGGGCTCCAGCGGCCTGCGCTACATCCTCAACCCGCCGGGCACCCCGGCCCGGATCCACCAGCACCTCGACATCGGCCAGGGCGAGGTCGACTGGGACGCCTTCTTCGGCACCCTGCGCGAGCTGGGCTTCGACGGGGTCGCCACGGCCTGTGTCTTCGCCTGGGAGGAGCGGGCCCGTCAGTCGTCGGCGTTCATGCTGGACCGCATCCGCAAGGAGCTGGCCGCCTAG